A region from the Candidatus Angelobacter sp. genome encodes:
- a CDS encoding efflux RND transporter periplasmic adaptor subunit codes for MKTNLKLVFGLLLLVAAAGIFLAGCSKRDGGGDTATRNLYTCGMHPQVIQDHPGNCPICGMKLTRVRKQPGDDANTKSGAGTAQRAVKYYKSTMTPGEISQQPGKDSMGMEMVPVYEDQAAAAESSVIAVDPVTIQTMGIRTSEVMRGPLRRTVRTVATIDHSEAAMVDVTTKFKGWVEKLYVDTTGQQVHRGDPLFEIYSPELYSAEVEYLLSLNQNSESAPGAAALHETAATKLKFLDISAGQIAELEKTRRPRKTLQVTAPINGYVMEKMVVEGQMVDAGMKLYRLVNHDTVWVQAQIFEQDIPFIRPGQEAAVTLGSWPGLSFRGRVAFIYPTLDEKTRTATVRIEIHNPGHLLKPGMFATVTFTAEIKPSTLLVPDSAVLRGGQRNIVFVALDGGKFEPRTVSLGPSSENDAYEVLDGLREGERVVTSGQFMLDSESQLREAIQKMREPHAPPPMEQTGATNLPGPTRETTTQATAKNTKLVYLCPMPEHVSIEYDHPGICPICGMTLVPVSSELLAKIYPGGTLLYYTCPMAEHSDVHSEKPGKCPRCGMTLFPFMAPPQSNDATTNVHSASMPVTLYTCPMAVHADVVSDKPGKCPKCGMDLVLATTVKHAKLAEENWRKQHPPGKSPAVLHQH; via the coding sequence ATGAAAACCAATCTGAAACTTGTCTTTGGCTTGCTGCTGCTCGTTGCCGCTGCCGGGATTTTCCTCGCTGGCTGCTCCAAACGCGACGGCGGCGGCGATACCGCCACCAGAAATCTTTACACCTGCGGCATGCACCCTCAGGTCATTCAGGATCATCCCGGCAATTGTCCGATCTGTGGCATGAAGCTTACGCGAGTCCGCAAACAACCGGGCGACGATGCGAACACAAAATCGGGCGCCGGAACCGCCCAGCGCGCGGTCAAGTATTACAAGTCCACCATGACTCCTGGAGAAATCAGTCAACAACCCGGCAAGGACAGCATGGGCATGGAAATGGTGCCGGTTTACGAAGACCAGGCTGCGGCGGCGGAATCCTCCGTCATCGCGGTGGATCCGGTCACGATTCAAACGATGGGCATTCGGACGAGCGAAGTAATGCGCGGCCCGCTACGGCGAACGGTGCGAACCGTCGCAACGATTGATCACAGTGAAGCAGCCATGGTGGACGTGACGACCAAATTCAAGGGCTGGGTCGAGAAACTGTATGTGGACACCACGGGCCAGCAGGTGCATCGCGGCGATCCGCTGTTTGAAATCTATTCACCAGAACTCTACAGCGCGGAGGTCGAATACCTGCTCTCTTTGAATCAAAATTCCGAATCCGCTCCCGGCGCCGCCGCGCTGCACGAAACCGCCGCCACCAAGTTAAAGTTCCTGGACATTTCCGCCGGGCAAATTGCGGAACTGGAAAAAACACGGCGGCCGCGCAAGACCTTGCAGGTCACCGCGCCGATCAACGGTTACGTGATGGAGAAAATGGTGGTCGAGGGTCAAATGGTGGATGCGGGGATGAAACTGTATCGGTTGGTCAACCACGACACCGTCTGGGTGCAGGCCCAGATTTTTGAACAGGACATTCCGTTTATCCGGCCCGGTCAGGAAGCGGCGGTCACCCTCGGGTCGTGGCCCGGCTTGAGCTTCCGCGGCCGGGTCGCCTTCATCTATCCGACGCTGGATGAGAAAACCCGCACCGCGACGGTCCGCATAGAAATTCATAATCCCGGTCATCTATTGAAACCGGGCATGTTCGCGACCGTCACCTTCACGGCTGAAATCAAACCCTCCACTCTGCTGGTGCCGGATTCGGCGGTGTTGCGCGGTGGTCAGCGGAATATCGTCTTTGTCGCGCTCGACGGCGGCAAATTCGAACCGCGCACCGTATCGCTCGGGCCGTCCTCGGAAAACGACGCCTACGAAGTGCTCGACGGACTACGCGAAGGGGAACGGGTGGTGACCTCCGGGCAGTTCATGCTCGATTCCGAAAGCCAGCTTCGCGAAGCAATCCAAAAGATGCGTGAACCGCATGCGCCGCCACCGATGGAGCAAACCGGCGCCACCAACCTTCCCGGCCCCACCCGGGAAACGACCACTCAGGCCACTGCAAAAAACACGAAGCTCGTTTACCTGTGTCCGATGCCGGAACATGTTTCGATCGAATACGATCACCCCGGAATTTGCCCGATCTGCGGCATGACGCTGGTGCCGGTTTCATCTGAATTGCTCGCGAAGATTTATCCGGGCGGAACTCTGCTCTACTACACCTGCCCCATGGCGGAACACAGCGACGTACATTCGGAGAAGCCGGGCAAATGTCCGCGGTGTGGCATGACCCTTTTTCCGTTTATGGCACCGCCACAATCGAACGATGCCACCACCAACGTCCACTCCGCCTCGATGCCTGTCACGCTTTACACGTGCCCAATGGCTGTTCATGCCGATGTCGTTTCCGACAAACCGGGCAAGTGCCCCAAATGCGGAATGGACCTCGTCCTGGCTACGACCGTGAAGCACGCAAAACTGGCCGAGGAAAACTGGCGCAAGCAACATCCACCCGGCAAATCTCCCGCAGTCCTGCACCAGCATTGA